The DNA window TCGCGCAGCGGCTGGATCAGCTCACGGACGGGATCGAGACGGCGCCAACACCCCGCGGCGCCGTCGTACCCGAGTCGAACCCCGTCGGCTAGCCTGCGCGCTCGTGGAGCTCTGGTGGATCCCTGTCGTCGTCGTGGCGATCTTCATCGCGGCGATACTCGTCTTGCGCGTCTCGGGGCGGCGGGGCGCCACGACGGAGAGCGTGGTGCCTCGCACCAGGCCGGCCCCCGTCGAAGTTCCGCCGCCGCGGCGGACCGAAACGCTGAGCGCGCGGATCCGGTCGCTGTTCGGCGGGGCCGTCGACGACCCGTGGGCACGGCTCGAAGAGCTCTTGGTGAAGGCCGACGTCGGTCCGTCGACGGCCGGCCGCGTCGTCTCGGCCGTTCGCGACCGCTACACGTCCGGATCCGACCCCGTCGAGCTCGTCTCGGACGAGGTGGCCGAGATCCTCGCCGGTGATGGTGCCCTCGACCTGCCGGAGGGACGTCTCGCGGTGATCATGGTGGTCGGCGTGAACGGCTCGGGGAAGACCACGACGATCGGCAAGCTCGCCTCCCGACTGGCGCGGGCCGGCAGATCCGTAAGCCTCGCCGGAAGCGACACCTTCCGCGCGGCCGCATCCGAGCAGTTGGACGTCTGGGCGCGTCGTGCCGATGCCCATCTGGTCACGCAGCAACGCGGCGCGGACCCGGGGTCGGTAGCCTTCGACGCGGTCAAGGCGGCAGAGGCACGGGGCTCGGACGTCCTGATCGTCGACACGGCGGGGCGCCTTCACACCAAACAGCCGCTGATGGACGAGCTACGGAAGGTACGCCGCGTCCTGGAGAAGGCTGCCGGCCGGCCACCCGACGAGACCCTGCTCGTACTCGACGCGACGACGGGTCAGAATGGCATCGCCCAAGCGAGGGCGTTCACCGACGCAGTCGAGGTAACGGGCGTGGCGCTGACAAAGCTCGACGGCACGGCGAAGGGAGGATTCGTCCTGGCCGTTCGCGAACAGCTCGGCCTGCCGGTCAAGCTCATCGGCATGGGCGAGGCGATCGAGGACCTCGAGCCGTTCGAGCCGCGCACGTTCGCGGATCGGCTGCTGAGCGCATGAGCACGACGACCAAGGCCGACATCCTGATCGTCGAGGATCACGCGACGATGCGTGAAGCGATGCGGCTGATCCTCGAGCACGAGGGGTTCGAGATCCGCGAGGCGCCCGACGGCGCGAGGGCGCTCGAGATGGCCAAGACGCAGCCGCCCGACCTGATGTTCCTGGACCTGAACATCCCCGGCGCGAGCGGCGCCGACGTGCTGGCCGAGCTCAAGAACGACCCCGCCACGAAAAACGTCCGCGTGATCGTGGTGACCGCAACGGGTGAAGAGGGTCGCGCGTTCGTCCTGTCGTTGGGCGCGGACGAGTACTTCACGAAGCCGTTCTCGCCCACGGCGTTGCTGAACACCGTCGAGCGCGTTCTCGAGACGTCGTAATCTCGTTCCGATGTTCGACACCTTGACCGGCCGTCTCGACGGCATCTTCAAGAAGCTGCGCACGCGCGGGAAGCTCCACCCGAAGCAGGTGGATAGCGCTCTGGACGAGATGCGCACCGCGCTGCTCGATGCGGATGTCGCCGTCGAGGTCGCCGACGACCTGCTCCAGCGCGTTCGAACGCGGGCGCTATCCGAAGAGGTGATGAATAGCCTCACGCCGGCGCAGCAGGTGATCAAGGTGGTCCGCGACGAGCTCCAGGAGACGATGGGCAGAACGCAGGCAACGTTTCAGCTGTCGGGCGCGAAGCCCGCGGTGATCATGATGGCGGGAGTCCAGGGCTCGGGGAAGACGACCGCGTGCGCGAAGCTCGGGCGCATGTACAAGGAAAAG is part of the Actinomycetota bacterium genome and encodes:
- the ftsY gene encoding signal recognition particle-docking protein FtsY, which codes for MELWWIPVVVVAIFIAAILVLRVSGRRGATTESVVPRTRPAPVEVPPPRRTETLSARIRSLFGGAVDDPWARLEELLVKADVGPSTAGRVVSAVRDRYTSGSDPVELVSDEVAEILAGDGALDLPEGRLAVIMVVGVNGSGKTTTIGKLASRLARAGRSVSLAGSDTFRAAASEQLDVWARRADAHLVTQQRGADPGSVAFDAVKAAEARGSDVLIVDTAGRLHTKQPLMDELRKVRRVLEKAAGRPPDETLLVLDATTGQNGIAQARAFTDAVEVTGVALTKLDGTAKGGFVLAVREQLGLPVKLIGMGEAIEDLEPFEPRTFADRLLSA
- a CDS encoding response regulator, translating into MSTTTKADILIVEDHATMREAMRLILEHEGFEIREAPDGARALEMAKTQPPDLMFLDLNIPGASGADVLAELKNDPATKNVRVIVVTATGEEGRAFVLSLGADEYFTKPFSPTALLNTVERVLETS